Proteins from a genomic interval of Chanodichthys erythropterus isolate Z2021 chromosome 8, ASM2448905v1, whole genome shotgun sequence:
- the LOC137025023 gene encoding gastrula zinc finger protein XlCGF57.1-like isoform X1: MALIKQESEEMKIEEVFILKQEDTEKQTDLMAMKEEGQELNEMEEKDHDEKQDFMTGKKSAQFEKISQKRAKKTGNKKIFTCQQCGRSFDQRGNLQVHMRLHTGERPHTCNQCGKSFHQKGTLNVHMRIHTGEKPYTCQQCGKSFAQKGKIKIHMRIHTGESSLTCQQCGKYFSEKENLQTHMRIHADSLACKQCGKTFAQTGNLKTHMRIHNAHNSFTCQQCGKGFTQKGNLKAHMRVHTGEKPFICGQCTKSFRGQMNLNRHVMRMHTRENCFKCRQCGKRIRGINRFNDHLKTHSGKKSFMCQHCGKYFINEGKLKTHLRFRNGKRPLGCVKREKSFARKRDMKRHLQIPSGGKKLKCDQCKKKFPSPLHLKIHLRSHTDFRPYSCSSCGKSFKWLYNLKWHQKIRICLKYRLRSRRR, encoded by the exons ATGGCGTTGATTAAACAGGAGAGTGAAGAAATGAAGATTGAAGAAGTATTCATTTTGAAACAAGAAGATACTGAgaaacaaacag ACCTGATGGCGATGAAAGAGGAGGGTCAAGAGCTAAATGAAATGGAAGAGAAAGATCATGATGAAAAACAAGATTTCATGACTGGAAAAAAGTCTGCACAGTTTGAAAAGATCTCTCAAAAAAGAGCTAAAAAGACAGGAAATAAAAAGATATTCACCTGTCAACAATGTGGAAGGAGTTTTGATCAGCGTGGAAACCTTCAAGTCCACATGAGACTTCACACTGGAGAGCGGCCTCACACCTGCAaccagtgtggaaagagtttccaTCAAAAAGGAACCCTTAATGTTCACAtgaggattcacactggagagaagccttacacctgtcaacaatgtggaaaaagttttgctcaaaaaggaaaaattaaaatccatatgagaattcacactggagagagctctctcacctgccaacagtgtggaaagtaTTTCAGTGAAAAGGAAAACCTTCAAacccacatgagaattcatgcAGACTCTCTCGCCTgcaaacagtgtggaaagacttTCGCTCAAACAGGAAACCTTAAAacccacatgagaattcacaatGCACATAActctttcacctgccaacagtgtggaaagggTTTCACTCAAAAAGGAAACCTAAAAgcccacatgagagttcacactggagagaagccgttcataTGTGGTCAGTGTACAAAAAGTTTCAGAGGTCAAATGAACCTTAATAGGCACGTGATGAGGATGCACACAAGagagaactgttttaaatgtcgtCAGTGCGGAAAAAGAATCAGAGGCATTAATCGTTTTAATGATCATTTAAAAACTCACTCTGGAAAGAAGTCTTTCATGTGCCAACACTGTGGAAAGTATTTTATAAATGAAGGAAAGCTTAAAACTCACTTGAGATTTCGCAATGGAAAAAGGCCTTTGGGATGTGTTAAGCGTGAGAAAAGTTTCGCACGTAAGAGAGACATGAAACGACATTTGCAAATTCCCTCTGGAGGAAAGAAATTGAAATGTGATCAGTGTAAGAAAAAATTTCCTTCGCCATTACACTTAAAGATACACCTGAGAAGTCACACAGATTTCAGACCGTATTCGTGTTCAtcatgtggaaagagtttcaaatggctctacaatttaaaatggcaCCAGAAAATACGTATCTGTTTGAAATACCGTCTGCGTTCACGCCGCAGATGA
- the LOC137025023 gene encoding gastrula zinc finger protein XlCGF57.1-like isoform X2, producing the protein MAMKEEGQELNEMEEKDHDEKQDFMTGKKSAQFEKISQKRAKKTGNKKIFTCQQCGRSFDQRGNLQVHMRLHTGERPHTCNQCGKSFHQKGTLNVHMRIHTGEKPYTCQQCGKSFAQKGKIKIHMRIHTGESSLTCQQCGKYFSEKENLQTHMRIHADSLACKQCGKTFAQTGNLKTHMRIHNAHNSFTCQQCGKGFTQKGNLKAHMRVHTGEKPFICGQCTKSFRGQMNLNRHVMRMHTRENCFKCRQCGKRIRGINRFNDHLKTHSGKKSFMCQHCGKYFINEGKLKTHLRFRNGKRPLGCVKREKSFARKRDMKRHLQIPSGGKKLKCDQCKKKFPSPLHLKIHLRSHTDFRPYSCSSCGKSFKWLYNLKWHQKIRICLKYRLRSRRR; encoded by the coding sequence ATGGCGATGAAAGAGGAGGGTCAAGAGCTAAATGAAATGGAAGAGAAAGATCATGATGAAAAACAAGATTTCATGACTGGAAAAAAGTCTGCACAGTTTGAAAAGATCTCTCAAAAAAGAGCTAAAAAGACAGGAAATAAAAAGATATTCACCTGTCAACAATGTGGAAGGAGTTTTGATCAGCGTGGAAACCTTCAAGTCCACATGAGACTTCACACTGGAGAGCGGCCTCACACCTGCAaccagtgtggaaagagtttccaTCAAAAAGGAACCCTTAATGTTCACAtgaggattcacactggagagaagccttacacctgtcaacaatgtggaaaaagttttgctcaaaaaggaaaaattaaaatccatatgagaattcacactggagagagctctctcacctgccaacagtgtggaaagtaTTTCAGTGAAAAGGAAAACCTTCAAacccacatgagaattcatgcAGACTCTCTCGCCTgcaaacagtgtggaaagacttTCGCTCAAACAGGAAACCTTAAAacccacatgagaattcacaatGCACATAActctttcacctgccaacagtgtggaaagggTTTCACTCAAAAAGGAAACCTAAAAgcccacatgagagttcacactggagagaagccgttcataTGTGGTCAGTGTACAAAAAGTTTCAGAGGTCAAATGAACCTTAATAGGCACGTGATGAGGATGCACACAAGagagaactgttttaaatgtcgtCAGTGCGGAAAAAGAATCAGAGGCATTAATCGTTTTAATGATCATTTAAAAACTCACTCTGGAAAGAAGTCTTTCATGTGCCAACACTGTGGAAAGTATTTTATAAATGAAGGAAAGCTTAAAACTCACTTGAGATTTCGCAATGGAAAAAGGCCTTTGGGATGTGTTAAGCGTGAGAAAAGTTTCGCACGTAAGAGAGACATGAAACGACATTTGCAAATTCCCTCTGGAGGAAAGAAATTGAAATGTGATCAGTGTAAGAAAAAATTTCCTTCGCCATTACACTTAAAGATACACCTGAGAAGTCACACAGATTTCAGACCGTATTCGTGTTCAtcatgtggaaagagtttcaaatggctctacaatttaaaatggcaCCAGAAAATACGTATCTGTTTGAAATACCGTCTGCGTTCACGCCGCAGATGA